A window from Lepus europaeus isolate LE1 chromosome 20, mLepTim1.pri, whole genome shotgun sequence encodes these proteins:
- the LOC133749399 gene encoding LOW QUALITY PROTEIN: uncharacterized protein LOC133749399 (The sequence of the model RefSeq protein was modified relative to this genomic sequence to represent the inferred CDS: deleted 2 bases in 1 codon): MNAESPGGERDRNSARRLQCPLQDHNSKWKKNVPIPPQSAKKVDIWEIKPPDFSYKLYTSSTFPEIPSRTIKEEQRRNQSTFPESRLQLPSIKTCPKKATSPKFVTTSPRQDLQKTKLLCVKNGKYPPGVHINPKPQEFRQHQPELPNFETTYERDPFGLKLKSQLLSTVTSQRLKDDKQKNRRERFITHKSPECTWDTKLILSKSLWPVKPASYTRHRRWRDAYSAFIERVEEKLAKTCKSR; this comes from the exons ATGAATGCTGAGTccccaggaggggagagagacaggaacagTGCAAGGAGGCTACAGTGTCCCCTACAAGACCACAACtccaaatgg aaaaaaaatgtccCCATACCTCCACAGTCTGCAAAGAAAGTTGACATATGGGAAATAAAGCCTCCTGATTTCAGCTACAAACTGTACACATCCTCGACATTTCCAGAAATACCGTCAAGGACCATTAAGGAAGAGCAAAGGAGAAATCAAAGCACATTTCCAGAAAGCAGGCTTCAGTTGCCCAGCATAAAGACTTGTCCCAAGAAGGCCACGTCGCCCAAGTTTGTGACTACATCTCCACGTCAAGATCTACAGAAAACAAAGTTACTGTGTGTGAAGAATGGAAAATATCCCCCAGGTGTACACATCAATCCCAAACCACAGGAATTTCGACAG CACCAACCCGAATTGCCAAACTTTGAGACAACTTATGAACGGGACCCTTTTGGATTAAAATTAAAGTCACAGCTCTTAAGTACGG TAACAAGCCAGCGACTGAAAGATGATAAACAGAAGAATAGAAGAGAAAGATTTATCACCCACAAGTCTCCTGAGTGCACCTGGGATACAAAACTAATTTTATCAAAATCCCTGTGGCCCGTTAAACCTGCTTCATACACA CGACACAGGAGGTGGCGTGATGCATACAGTGCATTTATAGAGCGTGTGGAGGAAAAGTTGGCAAAGACATGCAAAAGCAGGTAG
- the LOC133749400 gene encoding taste receptor type 2 member 7-like — protein MASPLSVVLHVIIMSTEFFTGITVNGFLVIVNCNELFKCRKLIPMQILLTCIGMARFGLQVVLMIQSFLSTFFPVFYQEKVLGRVMVAFWMFFSSLSLWFATCLSVFYFLKISGFTQSYFLWLKFRISKLILWLLLGSLLVSLSVAALSAHVVYSKSTKEDGLRNMTVNKTKLKMKSVNGVLLVNLALLFPLAIFAMCIYMLCVSLYKHVYRMQNMSHGFRSASTEAHINALRMVITFFCFFIFYFVAFMVNISLIIPYRSQWFFAVKDIMAAYPSGHSVIIILSNSKFQQSFRQILCLKKNC, from the coding sequence ATGGCCTCCCCTTTGTCAGTTGTTCTTCATGTTATCATCATGTCAACAGAATTCTTCACAGGGATTACAGTAAATGGCTTCCTTGTAATCGTGAACTGTAATGAGCTGTTCAAATGCAGAAAGCTAATACCAATGCAAATTCTCTTAACATGTATAGGGATGGCTCGATTTGGTCTGCAGGTAGTGTTGATGATACAGAGTTTTTTGTCTACGTTTTTTCCAGTGTTTTATCAGGAAAAAGTGCTTGGTAGAGTGATGGTAgccttttggatgttttttagcTCTCTCAGTCTCTGGTTTGCCACTTGCCTTTCTGTATTTTACTTCCTCAAGATTTCAGGCTTCACTCAGTCCTATTTTCTTTGGCTGAAATTCAGGATTTCAAAGTTAATACTCTGGCTGCTCCTGGGCAGCCTGCTGGTGTCGCTGAGCGTCGCAGCGCTAAGTGCCCACGTTGTTTACTCtaaaagcacaaaggaagacGGCCTCAGAAACATGACAGTGAATAAGACTAAACTCAAGATGAAGAGTGTCAATGGAGTACTTCTTGTCAACCTGGCATTGCTATTCCCCCTGGCCATATTTGCAATGTGCATTTATATGCTGTGCGTCTCTCTTTACAAGCATGTGTATCGGATGCAGAACATGTCTCATGGTTTTAGAAGTGCCAGCACAGAAGCCCATATAAATGCACTAAGAATGGTGATAACAttcttttgcttctttattttctattttgttgctTTCATGGTAAATATATCACTTATCATCCCATACAGAAGTCAGTGGTTCTTTGCAGTAAAGGACATAATGGCCGCGTATCCCTCTGGTCATTCAGTCATCATAATCTTGAGTAATTCTAAGTTCCAACAATCATTCAGGCAAATTCTCTGCCTCAAGAAAAATTGTTGA